CGTTGCCATCCCATGCTTCGGGGATAAGCATCATCATCACATGGGGGAGCGATCGGCCGGTCAGGTTGAGCAGCTCCACCACATTGTCGAGGCAGGCGGAATCGGATTGCCCTTCGTCCACGATGGGGGAGAGCATTTCCATTTCCTCTTTGGTGAAATATTTGGTCAGGAAAGAGCTTTCGCCGGCGCGGAGCCAGTTGAGGTTTCCTTTCAGGGTGTTGATTTCACCGTTGTGGGCGATAAAACGGAACGGGTGTGCGAGCTTCCAGCTGGGGAAGGTGTTGGTGGCGAAACGGCTGTGGATAAGACCGAAGGCCGACACCATGCGCTCATCGCGGAGGTCGGGGTAATAGTGGCCCACCTGGTAAGTGGTGAGTTGACCTTTATATACGATAGTTTTATGGGAGAAGGACGCGAAATAGATTTCGGCCTTTTCTTTCGGGATGGAGCAGCGCACTGTTTTGGTGATATAGTTGCGCAGCACGAAGAGTTTACGTTCAAATTCTTCCGGATCGGAAATATGATACGGGCAGGCGATGAACAGTTGTTCGATTTCAGGTTCTACGGACAGGGCGGTTTCACCGATACCATCTGGCCGAACGGGCACTTTGCGGTACCCGAGGATTTCGAGTCCCACTTTTTCCGCACAGCGTTGGATGATTTCGCGGCACTCTTCGCGCCAGCGGGGTTCTTTGGGAAAGAAGACCATCCCCACGCCATATTTTCCGGCATCCGGCAGGCGGATACCCATTTTCAGACATTCGGCATACAAGAATTCATGCGGCATCTGGATCATAATCCCCGCGCCGTCGCCGGTGGTGCGCTCGCAACCGCAGGCGCCGCGGTGTTCCATATTTTCCAACATGGTTAATGCATCGCGGATGATCTGGTGTGACTTCCGACCCTTGATGTGGGCGGTAAAACCCGTACCACACGCATCGTGCTCAAATTCCGGACGATACAAACCTTGTTCTTGGCTCACAATTCGCATTGGCTGTTAAATTTTCCTTTTATCCTTTATCAGATACACTACGCCCACAGGCAACAAAGCCCTGGCTCAGGTACCGTATTTTGCTTTGGGAACGGTTTAAAGATACTAATAGAATGCGGTTTATTTTACTGAAAGTTTGATTAAAGCCCTAAAATTTAGAAAATTTTAAAATCGGCTACTCTTTCATTTGATAATTGTAAAAATTGAACACCGGGTAGGGGCAGGATGGGGTATGAAAAAGGCCGGAAATTTTTCCGGCCGTGAATAAGTTGTGAAAAAACTATCATTTTCAGGGAGCAAATTCGAATTTGACCGTCCCATTCGCATGTTCCACCCGCAAAGGGTCGCTGATCATGCTCTCGTTATGCATACGGTCCAAAGCGGTAACGATATAAATATAGGTGCGCCCTTTAATATATTGCCTGTCCATATATACAGGGTCCGGCATCTGCTCCACCACCGCCAGGATCTTGGTGGGGTCGCTCACATTGATCACCTGGCCCTCCTCGAAACGATATAAAACATACCGCTGCGTCTGGTGCGAAGTGTCGTCGTCCGCCCACCGGATCTCCAGTCCGCCGTTTTTCTCGAAAGCATCCGTGAAATAAGGCGCCAGCGGCGCTTTATCGTCGAGCCAGGGCATGGTGGGCAACAGCGCCGGATACCGGTACAGATGATTTTGCAGGGAATCGTTGATGCCGAAAGGATTGCCGTTGAAAGAACGGCTGCTGAAAAATACGCTCCCCTGCACCGTCGGGAATGCCCGCGTGGCAAGAATCTGGTTCGGCAACTCCCGCGGATTCCGCCAGGGCGCGCTGCTGCCGATGCGGTACGCGCCATGCCCGATGTACATGTGGCGGCCGTAAGCGTGCTTTGACCACCAGTCCACCAGCACTTCATAAGCCACCAGCCGGTGCCCGAATTCCCAGTACAGCTGCGGCGTGAGGTAATCGATCCAGCCGAGGCGCTGCCATTTGATGACGTCGGCATAGAGATCGTCGTAATTGGTGAGGCCCGCCCGCGTGGGGGAACCGCTGAAATCCTTGTCCTGGTTGCGCCATACGCCGAATGGACTGATCCCGAACTTCACCCAGGGCTTGGTTTGCTTGATGGCGCCGCTGAGCATCTGGATGATGGTGTCCACATTATAACGCCGCCAGTCGTCGAGGCTGCGGCCTTTGCCGTACAGCCGGAACGACCCCTGGTCGGGGAAATCCTTGCCGGGCAGGCGGTACGGGTAAAAGTAATCGTCGAAATGGACGGCGTCGATATCATAGCGCTTTACGACGTCGCGGATGAGCTCTGTCACGTAGGAGCGGACTTCCGGGATCCCCGGGTCGAAGTATTTTTTATCGCCGTAAGTGAGGAACCACTGCGGTCGCGTGCGGGTGATGTGATTGTCGGCGATGCTGCTGCCGCGGGTATTGGCCACGGCGCGGTAGGGGTTGAACCAGGCATGGAATTCCATCCCGCGTTTATGCGTTTCGGTGACCATGAACTCGAGCGGGTCGTAATACGGGATGGGGGGCTGGCCCTGCCTTCCGGTGAGATATTCGCTCCAGGGTTCGTAGGGAGACGGATAGAAGGCATCCGCCGCAGGCCGGACCTGGAAAATGATGGCGTTCATGCCGTTTCGCTTGTGGAAATCCAGCAACTGGATAAATTCCTCGCGCTGTTGCTCCGGCGGCAATCCTTTCCTGGAAGGCCAGTCGATGTTTGCTATCGTGGAGATCCAGACAGCCCTGAACTCCCTTTTGGGAGGCAGTTGCGCCTTTGTGGGATGCATCAGGCTGCCGCACAGTAGTAGTCCGGTCAATATATACTTCACCATTTCCTTGTATCGGTTTTCCGTAAACTGCGAAAATAAAGTTCCGTCGTCCAAATGCCAAATGCGGGCAGGATTTGTATTTTGTAAAAAGAATCCACGCATATGAAAACGCTTTTCCTGCCGGCATGTTTGATATTGGCAAGCATTTGTCCGGATGTTTTTTCCCAGTCCAAACTTCCGGCCAAAACAGCCGCCCCGCAAACATTGGAGCAGGCGGCGCAATCGTTGTTTTTTGATCTGGGGAGGGAAAAGCTGGGAAAGATGACGGCGCCGTTCGAGGGAGATCAGCGGTTTGACTGGCATTTTGTGCCGAAGGAGCGATACGGGTTGCGCCTCAAGGACATGACACTTTCGCAGCAGGAGCGGGCCTTTGCGCTGATGAACCTTTGTCTGAGCAACGAGGGCGCCCGCAAGGCGAAAGGCGTGGTGGAGCTGGAGGCCATCCTCCGGGAAGTGGAAAAACGCGCCATCACCGACACGTACCGCGACACGGGAAATTTTTACTTCGCCGTCTTCGGCAGCCCTTTCGCCGGCAAGCCCTGGGCCCTGCGGATGGAAGGCCATCACGTTTCCCTCAACTTTACGATCTTAAATAACCGCATCTTGTCGGTTGGGCCAGGCTTCCTCGGCGCCAACCCCGCGCGGGTGCCTTCCGGGCCGGCGATGGGGCATCAATTATTAAAGCAGGAAACCGAACTGGCGTTTTCGCTCATGAACGGACTGAGTGAGCAACAGCGGAAAATCGCTGTGGTGGCGGATAAGGCGCCGTCAGACATCATCACGGGCAATAAGCGCCGCGCCTGGCAGCTCGATCCGCCGGGCATCGCGTGGAGTGCGTTGAAACCCGCGCAGCATCGGCAGCTCCGTTCACTGATCGACGTATACATTGGCCGGTACACGCGCCTGATGCACGATATTTTATGGAAAGAAATCGAGGCTTCGGGGCTCGACAGTATCCATTTTGCCTGGGCAGGTGGCCGTGTTTGGGGGGAAGGGCATTACTACCGCATCCAGGGGCCTACCTTCCTGATCGAATACGACAATACGCAAAACGACGCGAATCATGTTCATTCGGTGTTCCGGGAATTGAAGAATGATTTTGGGGAAGATGCGCTGCAACAGCATTATAACGCGTCACACCAATGATTATCAGTCGGTTATAGCGACACAGTGCCCAGCGTTCTGCAAAACGGAACGGAGTGGAAGAATGCTACACTTTCCGGCCGAGATACTGGCTGTAATCGGGAAGGATGACGGTGTATTCCTGATGCATGAGCGGCGAGGTCATAAGGAAATCCGCGGAGGCCCGGTTGGAGGCCATGGGGATATTCCAGACAACGCCGAGACGAAGTAGGGCTTTGATATCCGGGTCGTGGGGCAGGGCCTCCATGGGGTCCCAGAAGAAGATGATCACATCGATCCGCCCTTCGGCAACGGCCGCGCCGATCTGCTGGTCGCCGCCCAGGGGGCCGCTAAGGAGCTTGCGTACGGAAACGTCGAGCGCTTCTTCGATCAGTTTGCCGGTGGTGCCGGTGGCGTACAACTCGTGGCGGGCGAGTACGGTCTTATTATAGATGGCCCATTCCATGAGCTCCGCCTTTTTATGGTCGTGCGCGATCAGTGCAATCCGTTTGCGGGCATGCAGGGTTTTAGTCTGTAACATATTGCAAAAATATACCTGTTTACGGAGACTCCAAGTTCTGAAGGGCATTGTCGCCAAATTTTGTTAATTTTGCGGGAGATAAAATTGGACTAATAATGATTAAAACAGGAAATCCCATCATCAGTATCTATACGGAAATGACGCCGAATCCGGAAACGATGAAGTTTGTGGCGAACAAGCTCCTGTATCCGAATAAAAGCATCGATTTCCCCGATGCGGCCAGCACCGGTCCGAGCCCCCT
Above is a genomic segment from Chitinophaga pollutisoli containing:
- a CDS encoding family 10 glycosylhydrolase, translated to MVKYILTGLLLCGSLMHPTKAQLPPKREFRAVWISTIANIDWPSRKGLPPEQQREEFIQLLDFHKRNGMNAIIFQVRPAADAFYPSPYEPWSEYLTGRQGQPPIPYYDPLEFMVTETHKRGMEFHAWFNPYRAVANTRGSSIADNHITRTRPQWFLTYGDKKYFDPGIPEVRSYVTELIRDVVKRYDIDAVHFDDYFYPYRLPGKDFPDQGSFRLYGKGRSLDDWRRYNVDTIIQMLSGAIKQTKPWVKFGISPFGVWRNQDKDFSGSPTRAGLTNYDDLYADVIKWQRLGWIDYLTPQLYWEFGHRLVAYEVLVDWWSKHAYGRHMYIGHGAYRIGSSAPWRNPRELPNQILATRAFPTVQGSVFFSSRSFNGNPFGINDSLQNHLYRYPALLPTMPWLDDKAPLAPYFTDAFEKNGGLEIRWADDDTSHQTQRYVLYRFEEGQVINVSDPTKILAVVEQMPDPVYMDRQYIKGRTYIYIVTALDRMHNESMISDPLRVEHANGTVKFEFAP
- a CDS encoding methylglyoxal synthase, giving the protein MLQTKTLHARKRIALIAHDHKKAELMEWAIYNKTVLARHELYATGTTGKLIEEALDVSVRKLLSGPLGGDQQIGAAVAEGRIDVIIFFWDPMEALPHDPDIKALLRLGVVWNIPMASNRASADFLMTSPLMHQEYTVILPDYSQYLGRKV
- a CDS encoding DUF3500 domain-containing protein; amino-acid sequence: MKTLFLPACLILASICPDVFSQSKLPAKTAAPQTLEQAAQSLFFDLGREKLGKMTAPFEGDQRFDWHFVPKERYGLRLKDMTLSQQERAFALMNLCLSNEGARKAKGVVELEAILREVEKRAITDTYRDTGNFYFAVFGSPFAGKPWALRMEGHHVSLNFTILNNRILSVGPGFLGANPARVPSGPAMGHQLLKQETELAFSLMNGLSEQQRKIAVVADKAPSDIITGNKRRAWQLDPPGIAWSALKPAQHRQLRSLIDVYIGRYTRLMHDILWKEIEASGLDSIHFAWAGGRVWGEGHYYRIQGPTFLIEYDNTQNDANHVHSVFRELKNDFGEDALQQHYNASHQ